The Anoplopoma fimbria isolate UVic2021 breed Golden Eagle Sablefish chromosome 20, Afim_UVic_2022, whole genome shotgun sequence genome includes a window with the following:
- the LOC129109623 gene encoding phospholipase A and acyltransferase 1-like, whose product MVQRTCRSFLHQLAPKSNGDRVLRKTTICKQRITEIKVPAGTRIRVNNNKHNLVPSPQEVMMNRWETFLHQEFNYDLVNFNSEHFATFVRYGHAVCNQIPFKKNDTHGDTTQTLELIMQQRMETEI is encoded by the exons ATGGTACAGAGAACCTGCCGCAGCTTCCTTCACCAATTGGCTCCAAAATCAAATGGTGATCGTGTTCTGAGGAAAACCACAATCTGCAAACAGCGCATTACGGAGATCAAAGTGCCTGCAGGAACTCGCATCAgggtcaacaacaacaagcacaACCTGGTTCCATCTCCACAGGAGGTGATGATGAATCGCTGGGAGACGTTTCTGCACCAGGAGTTCAACTACGACCTGGTGAACTTCAACAGTGAGCATTTTGCCACATTTGTACGATACGGCCACGCTGTGTGCAACCAG ATTCCTTTTAAGAAGAACGACACACATGGGGATACAACTCAAACCCTGGAACTGATAATGCAGCAACGGATGGAGACAGAAATTTAA
- the alg2 gene encoding alpha-1,3/1,6-mannosyltransferase ALG2 isoform X2, producing the protein MARVVFLHPDLGIGGAERLVVDAAVALKSQGCSVQIWTAHYDPTHCFSETLDPELPVVCVGDWLPTRVFGYLHALCAYLRMIYVALYLVFFSGVEYDVVFCDQVSACIPVLRLSRLRKKVLFYCHFPDQLLTQRKSVLKKLYRAPIDWLEERTTGMADMILVNSQFTAGIFKETFSGLRGVQTDVLYPSLNTRTFDQQSSETQGLEGLLPEGTSCLFLSLNRYERKKNLGLALKAFAYLRSSLPPGQRAGIHLVVAGGYDDRVTENVQHYNELKDLAAQLDLEDFVTFLRSPSDSLKVALLRGSCAVLYTPSREHFGIVPVESMYCCCPVIAVNSGGPLESVADGETGFLCEPTAEAFSKAMERLVREPQLRRDMGQAGRRRVQDKFSLQAFSNQLHGYIVRLSQ; encoded by the exons ATGGCGCGGGTGGTGTTTCTCCATCCAGACCTTGGTATTGGTGGAGCAGAGAGACTGGTGGTGGATGCTGCTGTTGCTCTGAAGTCTCAGGGATGTAGTGTGCAGATTTGGACGGCCCATTATGACCCAACACACTGCTTCTCTGAGACCCTGGACCCAGAACTGCCTGTG GTATGTGTGGGCGACTGGCTGCCCACCAGGGTGTTTGGTTACCTGCATGCCCTGTGTGCCTACCTGAGGATGATCTATGTGGCTCTCTACCTGGTCTTCTTCAGCGGGGTGGAGTACGATGTCGTCTTCTGTGACCAA GTGTCAGCGTGTATCCCGGTGCTGCGACTGTCCCGTCTCAGGAAGAaggttttgttttactgtcactTTCCAGACCAGCTACTGACCCAGAGGAAGTCGGTCCTGAAGAAGCTTTATCGCGCTCCCATTGACTGGCTGGAGGAGCGCACCACTGGCATGGCTGATATG ATTCTGGTAAACAGCCAGTTCACCGCAGGCATCTTCAAAGAGACCTTTAGTGGTCTTAGAGGAGTCCAGACAGATGTCCTCTATCCCTCCCTCAACACACGTACCTTTGACCAGCAGTCCAGCGAAACACAGGGCCTGGAAGGGCTGCTCCCTGAGGGAACCTCATGCCTGTTCCTCTCTCTGAACCGatatgagagaaagaagaatCTGGGGCTGGCTCTGAAGGCCTTTGCGTACCTGAGAAGCAGCCTTCCTCCAGGCCAGAGAGCAGGTATTCACCTGGTGGTGGCGGGGGGCTACGATGACCGAGTTACTGAGAATGTTCAACATTACAATGAACTGAAAGATCTAGCAGCGCAGCTCGACTTGGAAGACTTTGTCACTTTCCTGCGCTCCCCCTCTGATTCACTGAAGGTGGCACTGCTGCGGGGCAGCTGTGCTGTGCTGTACACCCCGAGCAGAGAACATTTTGGGATAGTTCCCGTGGAGTCCATGTACTGCTGCTGCCCTGTTATCGCAGTGAACTCTGGGGGCCCCCTGGAGAGTGTGGCAGATGGGGAGACGGGCTTCCTGTGTGAGCCCACGGCAGAGGCCTTCTCTAAGGCTATGGAGAGGCTCGTGAGGGAGCCGCAGCTCCGCAGGGACATGGGACAAGCTGGGAGAAGGAGGGTTCAAGATAAATTCTCTCTTCAGGCCTTCTCAAACCAGCTGCACGGGTACATTGTCAGGCTGAGCCAGTGA
- the alg2 gene encoding alpha-1,3/1,6-mannosyltransferase ALG2 isoform X1, translating to MVQFHESLCGYGHVDEHYLWHPNSKKGSREIQRMARVVFLHPDLGIGGAERLVVDAAVALKSQGCSVQIWTAHYDPTHCFSETLDPELPVVCVGDWLPTRVFGYLHALCAYLRMIYVALYLVFFSGVEYDVVFCDQVSACIPVLRLSRLRKKVLFYCHFPDQLLTQRKSVLKKLYRAPIDWLEERTTGMADMILVNSQFTAGIFKETFSGLRGVQTDVLYPSLNTRTFDQQSSETQGLEGLLPEGTSCLFLSLNRYERKKNLGLALKAFAYLRSSLPPGQRAGIHLVVAGGYDDRVTENVQHYNELKDLAAQLDLEDFVTFLRSPSDSLKVALLRGSCAVLYTPSREHFGIVPVESMYCCCPVIAVNSGGPLESVADGETGFLCEPTAEAFSKAMERLVREPQLRRDMGQAGRRRVQDKFSLQAFSNQLHGYIVRLSQ from the exons ATGGTACAGTTTCATGAAAGTTTGTGCGGCTACGGACATGTAGACGAGCATTATCTGTGGCATCCGAACTCGAAAAAAGGTAGTCGAGAGATCCAAAG GATGGCGCGGGTGGTGTTTCTCCATCCAGACCTTGGTATTGGTGGAGCAGAGAGACTGGTGGTGGATGCTGCTGTTGCTCTGAAGTCTCAGGGATGTAGTGTGCAGATTTGGACGGCCCATTATGACCCAACACACTGCTTCTCTGAGACCCTGGACCCAGAACTGCCTGTG GTATGTGTGGGCGACTGGCTGCCCACCAGGGTGTTTGGTTACCTGCATGCCCTGTGTGCCTACCTGAGGATGATCTATGTGGCTCTCTACCTGGTCTTCTTCAGCGGGGTGGAGTACGATGTCGTCTTCTGTGACCAA GTGTCAGCGTGTATCCCGGTGCTGCGACTGTCCCGTCTCAGGAAGAaggttttgttttactgtcactTTCCAGACCAGCTACTGACCCAGAGGAAGTCGGTCCTGAAGAAGCTTTATCGCGCTCCCATTGACTGGCTGGAGGAGCGCACCACTGGCATGGCTGATATG ATTCTGGTAAACAGCCAGTTCACCGCAGGCATCTTCAAAGAGACCTTTAGTGGTCTTAGAGGAGTCCAGACAGATGTCCTCTATCCCTCCCTCAACACACGTACCTTTGACCAGCAGTCCAGCGAAACACAGGGCCTGGAAGGGCTGCTCCCTGAGGGAACCTCATGCCTGTTCCTCTCTCTGAACCGatatgagagaaagaagaatCTGGGGCTGGCTCTGAAGGCCTTTGCGTACCTGAGAAGCAGCCTTCCTCCAGGCCAGAGAGCAGGTATTCACCTGGTGGTGGCGGGGGGCTACGATGACCGAGTTACTGAGAATGTTCAACATTACAATGAACTGAAAGATCTAGCAGCGCAGCTCGACTTGGAAGACTTTGTCACTTTCCTGCGCTCCCCCTCTGATTCACTGAAGGTGGCACTGCTGCGGGGCAGCTGTGCTGTGCTGTACACCCCGAGCAGAGAACATTTTGGGATAGTTCCCGTGGAGTCCATGTACTGCTGCTGCCCTGTTATCGCAGTGAACTCTGGGGGCCCCCTGGAGAGTGTGGCAGATGGGGAGACGGGCTTCCTGTGTGAGCCCACGGCAGAGGCCTTCTCTAAGGCTATGGAGAGGCTCGTGAGGGAGCCGCAGCTCCGCAGGGACATGGGACAAGCTGGGAGAAGGAGGGTTCAAGATAAATTCTCTCTTCAGGCCTTCTCAAACCAGCTGCACGGGTACATTGTCAGGCTGAGCCAGTGA
- the sec61b gene encoding protein transport protein Sec61 subunit beta: MPGPAASATNVGASSRSPSKTVAPRAAGSTVRQRKATSSGTRSGGRTTGSAGTGGMWRFYTEDSPGLKVGPVPVLVMSLLFIASVFMLHIWGKYTRS, translated from the exons atg CCTGGACCAGCAGCAAGTGCAACCAATGTTGGGGCGTCTAGCCGTTCCCCCAGTAAGACAGTGGCTCCCCGTGCAGCCGGCTCCACAGTCAGACAGAG GAAAGCTACCAGCAGCGGCACACGCAGCGGTGGCAGGACCACAGGATCTGCAGGCACTGGTGGCATGTGGCGCTTCTACACAGAAGACTCGCCAGGCCTCAAAGT CGGCCCGGTGCCAGTGCTAGTGATGAGTCTGCTCTTCATTGCCTCGGTCTTCATGCTGCACATCTGGGGAAAGTACACCCGCTCTTAA